Part of the bacterium HR11 genome is shown below.
CAGAGGCCTCTACCGGACGTGAGGTTCCGGAGGAGCGGGCCGTGCGTATTTTTCGCATGCGGCTCGTGGCAGGTCGCGCAGGTCATGACGTCCGTGTTGGTCCCGAAATTGAACAGCCGAAAGCCCCAGCCTTTGATCTGATCGGCCGGGAAGAAGAAATCCGAGGGCAGGGGCGGCGTTGCATAGACGAGGTCGATCGGGTGGTCATTCTGGAGTTCCGTCCCGTCCTCCGTCAGGTCGGCGCTCCCGGTGACGTAAACGGTATCCTGCGAATGGTTATAGTCATAGGGCGGGTTCAGGAACTGGCCGATGGCCGTCGTCGTCCCGTCATGGCAGGACATGCACATGAGCGTATGGGCCGTGTTCTGGGGAAGCGGGTTCGTCCATGTAGCGTCGTACACGGCATAGTCCGTCGCCCGAACGGCACGGTTCCACAGGTACGTCGGTACCAGGCGGGGGTCCGTGTTGGCGTGGTGGGGCGTATGGCAGTAAACGCATACAAACTGGGTCGCGGGCGTCGTCAAGTTCGGATAGTACCGCAGGTCGTGGGCGCTACCCACGATATCCGCCAGGCTCGGTCCGCCCCATAAGACCAAGAATGCCAGGGCGGTCACGAGAGCCAGACCGACGATGATGAAAGAATCATGAGGCTTCATGTCTGACCTCCCCCATGGGGACTTACCTGCGTAGGCTTCTATAGCAACTTTTGTGCCCAAACGGAGATGCGAGTCGGCCTTACAGGTCAAGCCATCTGGCCCGGGGGGACGGGACGACCCGGGATCTCGGACGATGGGCAGGTCGACAGCCGGTCAAGAGGTAGCAGAACTGGCCCGCGGAGAACACCAGGTCCTTTCCGCCTGCGGAATTTCACCCGCCGGCCGTGGCAAATCACCCACCCAACGCAGAGACGACCTGAGAGGGCGCCGGGGCCTTCTCGCCGGAGGCAAGGTACTGGAAGACCTGCAGGCGCATGTTTCGCTGGTCCACGACATAGACCCGGTCCTGGTCGTCGATGTGGAGGCCCGCCGGCAGGAGGAATTGACCCGGTCCCGTGCCCGGCTCGCCGACGGCGAGGTAGACCCGTCCGAAGACGTCAAAGACCTGGACGTTGTTGAACATGGCGTCGACGACGTAGATGTGATACTCCGAGTCGACGGCGATCCCCTTCGGCCGCATGAGGTCACCTGGCCGGCGGCCCGGCTGGCCAAAAGTATTGACGACCTGGCCCTCGGGCGTCAGGACCTGGACCCGGAAGTTGCCCATGTCGGAGACATACAGGAAGCCGTCCCGGTCCACGGCGATGTAGTTTGGGAAATTGAATTCCCCGGGGGCCTCGCCCCGGCGGCCGATAGTCCGGACCCATCGGCCCTGGAGGTCGAACACGTCGATGTGGTGGCCCTGGACGTCCACGACATAGAGGCGTCCCCGGCCCTCATCGACGGCCAGCCCGCCGGGCCGGTCCAGCTTCTGCGTGATGACGAGCTGGACCTTGCCCTGGTCGTCGAAGGCCAGGACCCGCTTGGCGTTGGAATCGGACACGAACAGCCGCCGGACCTTGCGGGCGTAGGCCAGGCCGGTCGGTCCGGTCAGGCGGGGGTTGCGGCCTGTCCAGAGGTCGATCTTCCGCCGCCGGGTGTCCAGGACGACGACCCGGCCGCCGCCCGTGTCGCTGACGAAAATGCGGCCCCCGTCGTCGGTCGTCACGTCGCTGGGATAGACGAACAAACGCCGCTTGCCCTCGCCGGCGAATTTCCGCAGGATTTGACGGACCGCACTTTCGCCCATGAAGTCCTCGGCGAAGAAGATGGATTCGACCCATCGGATTCGGGCTTTTTCCGGCGGCGGCGGCCAGACGAGAGCCTCGCCCGGCGTCGTCGGGCCCCGCCGGGACGTCTGACTTCTGAGCGGCGGGGGTCCGATGAGGGCTAAAACCAGGACTGCCGTCCAGACGGTATGAATCCAATACTTGTGGGCCTTCATGGCCGTCCTCCTCGGGTCGGCTGATGGAACCGATGGCATTTCGAACACGTCAAGGTGTCGACGGGCGGCGTCGGGCCGGGCACCGGGGCGTCCGCCGCGGGGCCCATCGGCTTGAGGACTCGGGTCGGCCTTGGGGGCGAGGGTCGCGGTCCGCTGGCCGGGTGGTCCGGAGGGACGTCCGGATGACACACAGCACAGGCCGCCTGGACCTTGGCAGGGTCCAATAGGGGCGGCTGGACGGCCCCGTGGAGTCGATGACACGAGACGCAGGCCGTCACCGAGTGCCCGTAGTGGATGTCGTCGGCCGTATGGCATCCTCGGCACAGCTCGGGCGCGGGCCGTCGGAGGAGGGGTCGATGCTCGCTCTGGTGGGGTTCGTGACAGGTGACGCAGAGGAGCCGGTCCTCTTCTAAGGGCGTCTGGACACCCCGGACCAGGCCCACGGGTGTGGGCGCCCGAACGTCCACCGGATGGTCGTCGGTGAGGTCGAATTCCAGGAAACGGGTCTCCGGCATAGGACCCTGAAGGTCCGGGATCTCTTGCCGGAGGATGCTCCATCGGGTGTGACATCGCAAGCAGGCCAGGTTGCGGTCCGAGACGCCGGCCGCCCGGGTCAGAAAGGTCTGGGCATTTAAAAAACGCGGCCGAAGGGTCAGGGACCGAACTTCGCCCCCGTGGGTTGCATGACAGACCTCGCAGGTCGATGAGGCACCGGGGACCCAGACTCGCCCGGGTCGGGTCAGGTCATGGGGTCCTCCGGCCAATGGGAGGGCGGCCCCCAGGAGGGTGAGCACGACGGCTCGGTCGAGGAACGCGTAGCCGACAGTTCTGTTTCGGACCATCCTTGGGACCTTCTCACGACGGTTAAGAAGCGGTCGCTGCGATCGAATGACCGGGTTTCGACCCGGCAGGAAGCCCTCTGGGGCGACCGAATCCCGAGATCGAACGCTTTCGTCTTCACGAACCCTTATGGCACTGGTCGCAGAACACCTCCGGGGCCCACCGCAGGTATCCTGGGAAGGGCCCGCCGTGAGGCTGATGGCAGGAGACGCACGTCAGCCCCCGAGACTCTATCGGATGTTGGGCGACTGGATGGACGGCCTCCCGGTAGTCCTCGGCCCGGTGGCACTGAGCGCAAAGCTCGGGGATCTCCGCCGTCAGGAGCCGTTTCCGGGCGGCCCCGTGGGGGTCGTGGCATAGCCGGCAATCCCCGACGGCGTAAGGGGCATGCAGGCGGCCGGTAACCGCCTCATGGCATTCGGCGCAGGCGGCGGCCGGTGCCGGCCCCGTGCCCTTCGCATGGCAAGTCCCGCAGTCCTTTGGGTCGTAGCCCTCGTGGGGGACCTCGGCCTGACCCGTCTTGTCCGTGTGACATCGCAGGCACGCCTCGGTCCCGGTGCCGTCCGAGTGACAGCCCGCACAGACCGCCAGGGTCTGGGCGTCGTCATGAAAGGCGTAAGGGGGCACGTCCGGATAATGACGAGACGGGAACACATGGACCGCCCGGGTCTGGCGGCGGACCTGCCCCTTCTGGACGGTCACCAGCCGGAGTTCGTGCTTCCCCGCCGGCAAGGCCAAGATGAGGTGGACGAACGCATCGGTCCGGACCTTTTTCAGGACCGACCCAGTCGTCTGGATGTCCTCGGCTTCGGCCACGACCACGACACGGGAACTCAGGAGGTGGGCGCCCGGGGGCGGATAGCGGACCGGGTCCGGGGGCTGGACCTGAAGGAGCAGGACGACAAGAACACTCAATAGGGCCCACGGCTTCATCGTCCGTACTCCTCGGCCTGATGGCACGCCGGCTGGCACGCTTTCTGCTTCTCCCGAACCTGCAGACGCAGGGGAATGGCCCATAGGGGGCCGTATCGAATCCACGACCGGAGCAGGTGCGATTGCGCAGTTCCATGGGGCTCGTGGCAGACCAGGCAGTTATGACCCCGAGGGCGCTGGACGTGGACCCGGTGGAGGTTCTTGGGACCCCGGACAAATCCGCTGTCAGGGCCGAATACCTCCGCCGCCGGATGGCACTGCAAGCACAGGGAGTACTGAAGTGGCGTGTAGCGCTCGTAAAACTGGGTCGACAGATGAGACTTCAGGATCCGGGGAAAGTCGGAGCCGTGAGGCGCATGACAGGTCGCACACTCGTCCTGGGCCGGGGCATGGGGATGGGACTGCTCGAGTCGCTCGCCGATGGCGTCATGACAGGTCATGCACGTTTCCGGCTCGGGGCCTGCCAGATGGGCCTTATGAGAACTCCCGTGGGGCGTATGGCAGGCCGTGCAGGACCCCTCTTCATAGGGGGGATGGGAAAAGACCGGGGAGGGCCCCGCAGGGTGACACTTCTGGCACAGCGCGGGCACGGACTGGTTCAGGAGGGGACGCAGGCGGGAAGCGTGGGGGTCGTGGCAGGCCGTGCAGACAGCCTTTTCCTTGGGCGGATGCTGTGTCGCTACGTCGTGACAATCCACACAGAGGTTCCGAATGGCCTCCGGCGTTAGCGTCGGAAACGTATGATCCCCCTGCTCCTCATGGCAAGTCGTGCAGTCTTCTAAGACCTCATGCTTCACGGGGAGCTTCTGGAAGTCCTTATGACACTTCAGGCACGGCGACGTAGCCTGCAGGAGGAGCCCGATAAGGAGCCACTGCATCAAGGCGAGCCTCTCCCTCGTGCACGGGTCTACCTCTCGGAAATATATGTAACAACTACCGTGCCAACCTAAAATCCGGGCTCCTGACCCCTTGTTCCCAGAGGCGGGGACAGGCTACGGAGGGGCGACCCCGGCAAGTCGTCCCCCGCGTCCCCTGAGGAGGGGCCGGGCGAGAAGGGTCATGCGGCCGAGCGGGCCAGGGCCGACACCGTAGGCCGGACGGCGGGCCGATTCCCCGACTGGGGCGCCATCCGGCTCGAGACGCCGACGAGGGCCCCGCCGAGGAGCAGGCCGCCGGCCCACTGGACGGCGCTCAGCCGCTCGCCCAGCAGGAGGACCGACAGGAGGGCCCCCTGCAGGGGCTCCAGGGCATAGACGAAACTCGCCAGGAACGTCTGCAGGCAGGGCTGGGCCGCCATCTGCCACTCGAAGGCAAGCCACGAGGGGAACACGGCCAGGAGGGCGACGAGCACCCACGCCCATGCCGGCCTCACCGGAGCGGCCAGGGATTCCCCGGTCAGGACGCCCCAGAGGGCCGTCAGGAACGTCATCCCGACCAACTGCCAGGCCGCATACCACCGGGCCTGGGTCGGCTTCACCCACCGGTCGATCAGGACCGATTCGACGGCAAAAGCTACCGAGGCCGTCACGCACAGGACGTCGCCCACGTTCCAACGCCACGTCCAGTCCTCGTGGATCGTGACCAGGCCGGTCCCGACCAGGACGAGGAGCCAGTAGAAGCCCAGCGCCCGCACCCGGAGGCCGGTGGCCCGGATGGCCCGGCGCCCGAAGACCAGGAGGGCCAGCACGGGTCCGAAGAGGACCGCCAGGGACGTCAGAAAGGCCGCCTTCGAAGCCGTCGTCCACCGAATGCCATAGGCCTGGGCCGTAAAACCGATCCACAGCGTCAGGCTCAGGAGGAGGGCCCGGCCGTAGTCCCGGCCGGTCCGCCTCGGCCCCCGGAGTCGGCCGAGTCCGACGACCAGCAGGGTCGCCAGGGCATACCGCCAGAACTGAACTTGGAGGGGCGTCCAGACCGTCAGCAGGAGCTTGTACGCTGGTAGGGTCAGGGCCCACACGAACGTCGCCAGCCAGAGAAGCCCGACGGCCCAAAGCCGGGTCGAAACGACACGACGTCGGCTTAAGGTCCAGCGCCGCATCGTCCACCTCCCGACGCAAAGGGGCCAGGCCCTTCGTGTCGCTGGGTCGGCCGGACGTCCGGCCCTTGGTCGAAGAGGCGGAGCGTCGAGACGAAGGCCCTCGGGGTGCGAGACGCGGATTGGCCGGTACCCCGGCCCTCCGGGAAAGGCGGCCGGGTTTACCGGCCCGACAAGGGGGGGATCAAGGGATGGAGTCTGTGGAGTGACGGGTGTAGGGGTTCAGCCCTGGACGTAACCACTACTCTCGTCACTCCATCCCGGCATCCCCGCCTCTACAAAGTCTCTGGACCCGGCCCCCCTCGTAGAATCCACTTGAACTCTTTCAAAATTAGGCCCCTCCATGAAGCCGGTCAACGAGTGGCGAGGAGCGGGTGGCGAATAGCGAATGGCGAGTGGCGAATGGTGTGTGTAGAACCAGTCTAGCTCTGTTGACATCCCTGAGCCATCGTCTCAAAGCCCCCCGCGGCGTCCATCCCATCCGAACGCCGGGCGTCATCCCGGCGTCCCTTGGTCCCGGCGCCGCCGGTGACGGCGGCGTCCATCCCCTCTGAATGTTTTGGGCTCCCCTCGGCGGGCCCAGGGCCTCCCCAGAAGCCTGAAGAGGGTATCAACAGAGCCTGAGGGGGCTTGGGTCCAACCGGCCCATCTGCCTATCGGCCGAATTCCCGAACGCCCGATTCTGGGGCCCGGGACCCTGGACCCATCCCGTATCCTGCATTTTGTAGCCTGTCTGTATTGAGGTGAACCGCCCGGTTACCCCCGTCCGGCCTCCCGGAGGTCGGCCTGGACGGCCTCGACGAGGGCGTCCAGGATGCCGGGCAGGGCCGACTCGAGGCGGTGCCACGTCGGGAGTCGGGGCAGGCCCGTCGGTTGTTCCCGAAACTCCTGGACGGCCCGGTCGATGCACTGACCGAACAGCTCGATCATCGAGCGTTCTTCGTGGAGGTTGTACGCCAGGTCGCACCACTCGCTCATGGCTCCATACACGGTCGAGTATTCCCGGGCCCGGGCGATGAAGGTCAGCCGCAGGGTCTGAAAGAAGTCGGCCGGCAGGACGACGCCCCGGCTGGCGACCTCCACGAAGAAGGCCCGGGCGATGTCGACGACCATCCGGGTCAGGCCGCCCGAGAAGTCGGGCGGCCCCGTCGTCTGGTGCTTGTGGTCGTAGCGGTCCGTGATTTCGACCTGACAGATGTTCCGAACGTTCAGGAGACGGTAGGCCTCGGCGAGCAGGCCGACCTCGATGCCCCAGTCGGCCGGGACGGGGATATCCCGCAGGATGCTCGTGAAGGTCGCCATTTCTCCGGCCAGGGGATACCGGAAGTCGCCCATGTACTCCAGGAAGTCTAAAGACCCCAGGATCTGCTTGAGGGCCCGTACAAAGGGGAAGTAGAACAGGCGGGCGACCCGTCCGTAGAGCTGGTCCCGATACCGGACATAGAAGCCTTTGGCGAACTGGAAGCCGAGGACGACGACGGGGTAGAGGAGCCGTCCGAGGAAGGGCCGGTCGTAAGTCAGGACGTCGGCGTCGTGAAAAGCCAGGACGGCGACCTGGCCCTCCCCGAGGGCATAGCCCAGGGCCGTCCAGACGGCCCGACCCTTGCCCCGGGGCCCCAGGGGGAGGACGGTTTCGACGGACTGGATATGGGCCTGCAGACGGGGGCTGTCATTCCAGACGACGACGCCCCGAGGACCCAGGACGTCGGCGACGGCCCGGACGGCCGTCTCGAATTCGGCGGCCTCGGCCCGGTCCAGGCTGATGTAAACCCTCTTCACGTAAGGGATGCCGGCCAGGACTTCCAAGATGTGGGTCATCGCCGGCGCTTGAAAGTCCGAGTACAGACAGGGGATCAGGACCCCTACGGGCTTTCGCCGGGCCACCGCCGCGAGACGCTCCTCCAAGCGGGGCCAAACGTCCGGCCGGATCAACGGCAGGGTCGGTACGTAGTTCTGCCAAAAGTCTCCCATGGAGGCCTCCGAACTGCCCACCTGCCCATCTGCCTATCTGCCTACCTGCCCACCTGCCTACCTGCCCATCTGCCCACGACCCTGAGTACCCATCGTCGCCACACCCGGGGATGGTCGACCCGGACGAAGGGGATGCCCCGGCGGGCCATCCGGCGGTCGGACGCCGTGTCGCCGACGGCCCAGAAGGCGGCTCGGGGCCATATCCGGCGGAGGCCCGGATAGAGGGCATCCACGGCGTGGCCCTTGTGAACGGGCGTCAACGTGAAAAGAAGTTTCCCCCGCAGGAGGTACCAGCCTCGCGCCCGGGCCCGCGCCGCCAAGGTCTTCGGAGAGCCGGCCTCGATGACGAAAGGCGGCGGTCC
Proteins encoded:
- the gpgS gene encoding Glucosyl-3-phosphoglycerate synthase, producing MGDFWQNYVPTLPLIRPDVWPRLEERLAAVARRKPVGVLIPCLYSDFQAPAMTHILEVLAGIPYVKRVYISLDRAEAAEFETAVRAVADVLGPRGVVVWNDSPRLQAHIQSVETVLPLGPRGKGRAVWTALGYALGEGQVAVLAFHDADVLTYDRPFLGRLLYPVVVLGFQFAKGFYVRYRDQLYGRVARLFYFPFVRALKQILGSLDFLEYMGDFRYPLAGEMATFTSILRDIPVPADWGIEVGLLAEAYRLLNVRNICQVEITDRYDHKHQTTGPPDFSGGLTRMVVDIARAFFVEVASRGVVLPADFFQTLRLTFIARAREYSTVYGAMSEWCDLAYNLHEERSMIELFGQCIDRAVQEFREQPTGLPRLPTWHRLESALPGILDALVEAVQADLREAGRG
- the pknD gene encoding Serine/threonine-protein kinase PknD, producing MKAHKYWIHTVWTAVLVLALIGPPPLRSQTSRRGPTTPGEALVWPPPPEKARIRWVESIFFAEDFMGESAVRQILRKFAGEGKRRLFVYPSDVTTDDGGRIFVSDTGGGRVVVLDTRRRKIDLWTGRNPRLTGPTGLAYARKVRRLFVSDSNAKRVLAFDDQGKVQLVITQKLDRPGGLAVDEGRGRLYVVDVQGHHIDVFDLQGRWVRTIGRRGEAPGEFNFPNYIAVDRDGFLYVSDMGNFRVQVLTPEGQVVNTFGQPGRRPGDLMRPKGIAVDSEYHIYVVDAMFNNVQVFDVFGRVYLAVGEPGTGPGQFLLPAGLHIDDQDRVYVVDQRNMRLQVFQYLASGEKAPAPSQVVSALGG